Proteins from a genomic interval of Solea solea chromosome 10, fSolSol10.1, whole genome shotgun sequence:
- the LOC131467085 gene encoding equilibrative nucleoside transporter 2-like — MSLEKESKAPADRGQAVALIVFVLGLGIMMPWNFFITASQYFNERLSVVNVTGVATKDYRYDNWMTLLSQLPLLLFTLLNSFLHQWVSERIRVVVSLCGSFLLFSITAALVTVPMHPDTFFSVTMATIWFINMGSAVLQGSLFGMVGMFPHRYSTLFMSGQGMAGIFSAIAMLFSILSNAGKSSAALGYFITPCAATLLTLLCYLVLPHLEFARFYLNRTGELELLSSSDRKILNDVNLEGKSQPRRLSVLAVFKKIWLMALCITCVFAVTLSVFPVITVRVHTIYKGNATWDRVFTCVCCFLLFNSLDFVGRSTPSLIQWPSKDSILFPVAVLARLVFIPLIMMCNIENSRLPVVFRHDGAFITIIALFSFTNGYLATLCMAYAPQSLRFSLDCETAGSLMTFFLVLGLALGAAFSFLLGNLV; from the exons aTGAGCCTCGAGAAGGAAAGCAAGGCACCTGCTGACCG CGGGCAGGCGGTCGCCCTCATCGTCTTTGTGCTCGGTCTGGGAATTATGATGCCGTGGAACTTCTTCATCACAGCCTCTCAG TATTTTAATGAGCGCCTCAGCGTTGTCAACGTCACCGGTGTCGCCACTAAAGACTACCGGTACGACAACTGGATGACGCTGCTCTCCCAGCTGCCGCTGCTCCTCTTCACCCTGCTCAACTCTTTCCTGCATCAGTG GGTGAGTGAACGTATCCGTGTGGTCGTGAGCTTGTGCGGCTCCTTCCTCCTTTTCTCCATCACCGCCGCCCTGGTCACAGTCCCCATGCATCCGGACACCTTCTTCTCCGTCACCATGGCGACCATCTGGTTCATCAACA tgGGCAGTGCGGTGCTGCAGGGCAGTCTGTTCGGGATGGTCGGCATGTTTCCTCATCGCTACAGCACTCTGTTCATGAGCGGTCAGGGAATGGCCGGGATATTCTCCGCCATCGCCATGCTCTTCTCCATCCTGA GTAACGCAGGTAAAAGTTCGGCAGCGTTGGGATACTTCATCACTCCATGTGCGGCCACTCTGTTGACTCTGCTCTGTTACCTGGTGCTGCCACACCTG gagttTGCTCGTTTCTACCTGAACAGGACTGGAGAACTGGAACTCCTCAGCAGCTCAG ACAGAAAGATCTTAAATGATGTCAACCTCGAAGGCAAGTCACAGCCAAGACGACTGTCCGTCCTGGCCGTGTTCAAGAAG ATCTGGCTGATGGCGCTGTGTATCACGTGCGTGTTTGCCGTCACACTGTCGGTGTTTCCCGTCATCACGGTGCGAGTGCACACCATCTACAAGGGCAACGCTACCTGGG ACCGAGTCTTCACCTGTGTTTGCTGTTTCCTCCTGTTTAACTCCCTGGACTTTGTTGGACGCAGCACTCCGTCTCTCATCCAGTGG CCGTCAAAGGACAGCATTCTGTTTCCTGTCGCCGTGTTGGCTcgtctggtcttcatccctctGATCATGATGTGTAACATCGAGAACTCCAGGTTGCCTGTCGTCTTCAGACATGACGGTGCCTTCATCACCATCATAGCCTTGTTCTCCTTCACCAATGGTTACCTGGCAACCCTCTGCATGGCCTACGCTCCACA gtcgTTGCGCTTTAGTCTGGATTGTGAGACCGCCGGATCTCTGATGACCTTCTTCCTGGTCCTGGGTCTGGCTCTGGGAGCAGCATTCTCCTTCTTACTGGGAAACCTGGTTTAG